Proteins encoded within one genomic window of Paraglaciecola psychrophila 170:
- a CDS encoding heavy metal-binding domain-containing protein: MIVTTTNQLEGKKIEQYLGIVVGEAVMGANIFKDIFASIRDIVGGRSGAYEDELTKARKIGFQELEQEARSIGANAVIGVDIDYEVVGKGGSMLMVSISGTAIRYVDL; this comes from the coding sequence ATGATAGTAACCACAACTAATCAGCTTGAAGGCAAAAAAATCGAACAGTATTTAGGTATTGTCGTAGGTGAAGCCGTCATGGGGGCGAATATATTTAAAGATATTTTTGCTTCCATCCGTGACATTGTGGGTGGTCGTTCAGGCGCTTACGAAGATGAACTCACTAAAGCACGAAAAATTGGTTTCCAGGAACTAGAACAAGAAGCTCGCTCTATTGGTGCTAATGCGGTTATTGGTGTGGATATTGACTACGAAGTGGTGGGCAAGGGCGGCAGTATGTTGATGGTGAGTATCAGTGGGACTGCTATTCGTTATGTTGATCTGTAA
- the astE gene encoding succinylglutamate desuccinylase: protein MQTKIDTLNQNTIQDTIQSLKQHGNFLSLSRTQPALFSTSFQFFIDAHTQVNVLAEGIISFETIANSDKDIVLSCGVHGNETAPIEICDDLVKSILMGKILVKQRVLFLFGNLPAMDIAQRFVEENMNRLFSGEHQNLAAGQQMNAERHRAKQLEDVVKNFYLGIDATQSRSRFHYDLHTAIRASKNDKFAVYPFQNGKPWDKYQLQILLACGVNTILLSGSPTTTFSYYSVNELNANAFTVELGKVMPFGQNNMDHFNDVVTTLTNLICGNDLSLKNYNEADFLIYEVNQVVNKQQADFSLDFAPDAPNFSDFPKGHVLAHETGCEYRAQFEGEAIVFPNADVEIGQRALLTVIPTHI, encoded by the coding sequence ATGCAAACAAAAATCGATACATTAAATCAAAACACCATTCAAGACACGATCCAATCGTTAAAGCAGCATGGCAATTTTCTGTCTTTATCGCGCACTCAACCTGCACTTTTTAGTACATCTTTTCAATTTTTTATTGATGCACATACACAAGTTAATGTGTTGGCAGAAGGGATTATCAGCTTTGAGACGATTGCTAATAGTGATAAAGACATTGTGCTTTCATGTGGTGTCCACGGTAACGAAACTGCTCCCATAGAAATTTGTGATGATTTAGTCAAAAGTATTTTGATGGGTAAAATACTGGTAAAGCAACGGGTGTTATTTTTGTTTGGGAATTTACCCGCCATGGACATTGCGCAGCGATTTGTTGAAGAGAATATGAATCGTTTATTTAGTGGCGAGCATCAAAATTTAGCTGCTGGGCAACAGATGAATGCTGAAAGACATCGAGCAAAACAATTAGAAGATGTAGTAAAAAATTTCTATCTGGGAATAGATGCGACTCAATCTAGAAGTCGTTTTCATTATGATTTACATACCGCTATTCGCGCATCTAAAAATGATAAGTTTGCGGTATACCCATTTCAAAATGGTAAACCTTGGGACAAATATCAGCTACAAATCTTGTTAGCCTGTGGGGTGAATACTATTTTACTGTCCGGTAGTCCCACGACTACTTTCAGTTATTATTCAGTTAATGAACTTAACGCAAATGCATTCACTGTTGAATTGGGTAAGGTAATGCCATTTGGGCAAAATAATATGGATCATTTTAATGATGTAGTCACCACATTGACCAATTTGATTTGTGGTAATGATTTGTCACTTAAAAACTATAATGAAGCAGATTTTTTGATTTATGAAGTCAACCAAGTGGTCAATAAACAACAAGCTGATTTTTCACTTGATTTTGCGCCAGATGCACCTAACTTCAGTGATTTTCCTAAAGGTCATGTATTAGCCCATGAAACAGGGTGCGAATACCGCGCCCAATTTGAAGGTGAAGCGATTGTCTTTCCAAACGCCGATGTTGAAATCGGTCAGCGAGCGCTGTTAACGGTAATACCTACTCATATTTAA
- a CDS encoding formyltransferase family protein: protein MRILILANKDIASNLALNTLFQTMRGQHQFQVLLSSSVGKNTINKPQCLLDLAFFEQSLFNQILFPALQHNPSTAASKHLSFNQFKILGIQVSDIHSINCQAGINQVNEFSPELIVSIRFGLILQSAVIEIPKFGVINLHSGELPTYRGVMATFRAMQQNVTECGTTLHYINDNGIDSGEIISISKQTLDYQRSYLYNTLSLYETGINDVVNAISKIEKSEKCESYSADSQGNYFSFPCEQELIDFQQRGHKLYEYRDVVDIAQNYY, encoded by the coding sequence ATGCGGATCTTGATACTGGCCAACAAAGACATTGCTAGCAATTTAGCCCTCAACACTCTATTTCAAACAATGCGAGGTCAACACCAATTCCAGGTTTTACTGTCATCATCGGTTGGAAAAAACACAATAAACAAACCTCAATGTTTATTAGATTTAGCTTTTTTTGAGCAAAGCTTATTCAACCAAATACTGTTCCCTGCCTTACAACACAATCCTTCAACTGCGGCGAGCAAACATCTCAGTTTTAATCAATTTAAAATACTGGGAATACAAGTATCAGATATCCACTCGATAAACTGTCAGGCAGGCATTAACCAAGTGAATGAATTTTCACCTGAGCTTATCGTTTCAATTCGCTTTGGTTTGATCCTGCAATCTGCGGTCATTGAGATCCCCAAATTTGGCGTAATCAATTTACACTCAGGTGAACTCCCCACATACCGTGGCGTCATGGCAACGTTTAGGGCCATGCAGCAAAACGTAACTGAATGTGGCACTACCCTGCATTATATTAATGACAATGGTATAGATAGCGGTGAAATTATCAGTATTAGTAAGCAAACGTTGGATTACCAACGCTCATATTTATACAACACCCTGTCGCTTTACGAAACGGGTATAAACGATGTGGTGAATGCAATATCTAAAATTGAAAAGTCAGAAAAATGCGAGAGTTATTCTGCAGATTCACAGGGAAACTACTTTTCATTTCCCTGTGAACAAGAGCTAATAGATTTTCAACAAAGAGGTCACAAGCTATACGAATATCGGGATGTGGTTGATATCGCTCAGAACTATTACTGA
- a CDS encoding HIT domain-containing protein: MCSVRLINDANYPWIILVPRVTDISDVIDLNTAQQQALWQESSLVSWALKHLFTPDKLNIAALGNMVPQLHLHHIVRYQHDVSWPKPIWGQVPSKAYSDEALAKQIELIKTEIKSRSEK, translated from the coding sequence TTGTGTTCTGTTCGACTGATCAACGATGCCAACTACCCTTGGATAATTTTAGTCCCTCGCGTGACAGATATCAGTGACGTAATTGATCTAAATACTGCTCAACAGCAAGCATTATGGCAAGAATCATCACTGGTTAGCTGGGCACTTAAACATTTGTTTACACCTGATAAGTTGAATATCGCCGCGCTGGGTAATATGGTACCTCAGTTACATTTACATCATATTGTACGTTATCAACATGACGTAAGTTGGCCCAAACCTATTTGGGGGCAAGTGCCATCTAAGGCCTATTCAGATGAAGCGTTGGCCAAACAAATTGAATTAATTAAGACTGAAATCAAATCAAGGAGTGAGAAATGA